One Arachis hypogaea cultivar Tifrunner chromosome 2, arahy.Tifrunner.gnm2.J5K5, whole genome shotgun sequence genomic window, cagttgtccaaactcgaacaatccccggcaacggcgccaaaaacttggtggacgaaattgtgatctcttataatggcattcaacttggtgtgcgcatttactaactcagcactttcttcacaacctcgcacaactaaccagcaagtgcactgggtcgtccaagtaataaaccttacgtgagtaagggtcgatcccacggaaattgttggtatgaagcaagctatggtcatcttgtaaatctcagtcaggcggataataaatggtgatagagatttcgaataataatagtaaataaacagaaaataaagatagaaatacttatgtaaatcatcgatgggaatttcagataggcgtatgaagatgctgtgctccttctgaatctctactttcctactgccttcatccaatccttcttactcctttccatggcaagttgtatgtagggcatcaccgttgtcaatggctacatcccatcattTCAGTGAAAaatgtccaaatgctctgtcacggcatggctaatcatctgtcggttctcgatcatgtcgaaaaAGAATCCCTTGAATCTTTTgctcatcacgcccaacaatcatgagtttaaaactcgtcacagtcattcaatcccagaatcctactcaaaataccacagacaaggtttagacttttcggattctcatgtatgccgccatcaattctagcttataccacaaagactctgatctcacggaatggaaggctcggttgtcaggcgagggcaaccatgcgtcgtgcatcaggaatccaagagatacacactctagctttcgcttgtagaacggaagtggttgtcaggcacgcgttcatagggacggatgatgatgagtgtcacggatcatcacatccatcaggttgaagtacgagtagtatcttagaacagaaataagattgaatttgaataaaaggtagtagtaattgcattaaaactcgaggtacagcggagctccacacccttaatctatggtgtgtagaaactccaccgttggaaatacataagtgatgaaggttcaggcatggccgaatggctagcccccaaaacgtgatcaatagtctcctaagatgaacaatggaataaaactgagaccaaagatgtaacatggtcaaaagacactgaatactatagtaaaatgtcctatctatactagactagctactagggtttacagaagtaagtaattgatgcagaaatctactttcgatgcccacttggtgtgtgcttgggctgagcttgagctttacacgtgcagagacttcttttgtagttgaacgccaagttgtaacgtgtttttggcgttcaactctggttcataacgtgtttctggcgtttgactccagaatgcagcatggaactggtattgagcgccagtttacgtcatctaatcacgaataaagtatagactattatatattgatggaaagctctggatgtctactttccaaagccgttgagagcgcatcatttggggttttgtagctccagaaaatccatttcgagtgcagggatgttagaatccaacagcatcagcagtcctttgtcagccttttatcagagttttgctcaggtccctcaatttcagacagaaaatacctgaaattacagaaaaatacacaaactcatagtaaagtccaaaaatgtgaatttagcataaaaactaatgaaaacatccctaaaagtaactatatcctattaaaaactacctaaaaacaatgccaaaaagcgtataaattatccgctcatcaagcagtGTGAAAAGTATCACACTGGTAGGCCTTGTTATTTTGGAATGAAAATCTGCTTCAACTAGGGTGAACCGGGGCACATAGTGATCAGTAACTGTCCGAAGAAGTCGGTACAAGGAGTAGCTAGACCGTAACAGGCAGGAAGGGTATTTACAATAATTGCTGAAGATGCTCGTATTCGGactccctgacccaagatcagtGTTGTATCAAGACTCGTTTTCTAATTGCACTTTACGATTCGGGTGTATTacattcttttatttctttaactgttgTGCGTAAGTTGGGATTAGATTTCTCaaagttgaattttaatttgCTTGTTCATACACCTACATCCCAAAGTGTTTTGACTAGCCTAGTGTGCCGACAAGTAGAGTTTGATATAGACAGTAGAACCATGTTTTTCTTGACTCTTTTGAGAAAACTgctattattttttctaataattttcatcatcatcattccacTTGCCCAACTTAAATTTTATGCAAGGTAAGTTTTAAGCTTGTTCCATGTTTGATATCTATTTATTAATGATCTAAAGAAACCTTGGGAAATAGTTATGTCAGGACTTAATGAAGATTGATGCATATGTGTTTCTCTTTTCTAATTTTGAGTACTCTAATGAACAGTAGAAACTTAAAGAGGTAGTACAAACATCTCAAAGGTAGATCTGTTGTTATAAATATTGACCGATGTTTAATTTGTCATCATGTGTCACGTGCTCACATGTGAGACACAAGATACTTGACAGCTACAAGAAAAGAAATGACTATAAACTAGTGTCCGTTCAGCACAGATGCAACACCAAGACTAATGATTTGAAAATATTGGGTTAGTAGTTTAATCACCACATTTTTCACATCATACATCCCTTTCAATGTTTTAAATGAAAGTTGCAACTTGTAACCAATCATTTTTATATATCTACCTTAACCATGAATTAACATACATAGTTATATAGTAGAAAACAAGACACATTTCAAGCATATACCTGGATTGGCAGGTGCACATTGCCTTTTCTCTGCACTTGCAATCTCAGCACAAAGCTTTTCCATCTCACGAGCCATGGAGATTAATTTCTTCTCTATCACTTGACCATGAGCTGAGAAGTAATTAAAAAGAAGtgattacaagaaattaaagatgcaATACAACCGTATAAGTCAATAATTAGTACCACTTTCCATAGAGTCAATAATGAATGTACATGCGCACATACAAATATAGTTTGCAAGTagctaaaaaaatcaataaataggTTCTTACTCACTTTATTTACTTTGCTTGCTTCCCTTGTTAACAGAGTTAACGATTCAGTTTCTCTTATAAAGGAGAGAACGACAAAAGAAAATATCTGAAGGGAGTAACAAAATATctcattcttttttttctattaatcaATAGGTCATTAATAAAGTAAGGAAACATCATTATACAACATTTGCTTCAAAGCTTTCTTAGTCCCTACCTCAATCAAAATTTTGTGTCACTTCATCAAAGCTGGTAACATATTCCTCCATCAAATTCTCTATATATAATGGATTCTTGGAATTATCTTTCTTCTGCAACAATTTGAACCAAGAGACAATAAGAAtacaaagttaaataaaaaagaaaattaattttttaataaatttttagcaaaaaattaaaagaagcaatCAATTAGCTTTATATTATCATTCCATAATAAAATTGcatgaacaaaattaaattaacaaaggTGAAagcatatttagttatttacaaaaTCAAACAGAAAGAGTAGTAAATCTCCAATAGtataaatcaaagaaaacaaaatctatccatagaaaatgaaagaaaaactaaaaaagaaCCTTGAACTTTTTTGAGGATATCACTAAATACTTTTTCTGAGTTaacaaggacaacattcaagaaatTATACGTTAGCGTAAAATAAAGGATATCATATTAAAAAAAGAGTCACACACATGTatagaaatcaaatttcaaatcttgcCAAAAATCACTGATTTCTTGAATAGCTAGATATAAAAATTTTTCTCACAAAATCAGGAAGTAAAAATATCTAGACTAATTGTGTCGCCATCAAGTTCACTGATTAATCGCAAAAGCAACAAAAGCCAAATCTAAGATCAAAGAAGTAATCGAAAAGATTTcacgaaaaatgaaaaaagagacaaagagagagagaaggaaatcTCAAAAGTTACCGCATCGCGACCAAAGGAGGCAATGCGTCGACGgagaagaaaacgaaaaaagaGATTATCAAAGCATGTGGTGGCGGTGGCGGCAAGGAGACGAATGGATATGGTGGTGGTGATAGCAGTGGCGATGGAGACAGCGATGGCTGCGAGCTTTAGAGTTGAAACTAGCCTCTTGCACGTTTCGATGATATCTTCTCTCTCACACGGCGATGGCTGCGAGCTTTAGGATTTGTttggagggggtttgagaatttTAATTATGTGCAATAGTGGGggatttttaataattatgcAGGAGAGCTTTACAATTTGCCACAATATTTTATGTAGGTTTTTAAAAACTCCCACTAAAAAATCTCcactaattattaaaaaacttgtAGTGTATCCAGATGTTTAATAATATGTTCTTGAACTAACTACGAgccatttttttattgattttattcCTCACACAAAATTTTTCCTTCTCTTCAAGTACACTTTTCTTCCTGAAGCACACTCTTCTTCTAAGCACACTCAAAACGCATGAACACTCTCTTTTCTTTGTTCAACCAAAATGCAAATGGCTTTATCCAGCATATAAAGATATTCTCCCTCCAAGTGTCAGACATGCAAGCATCCCAACTACAAAATGCAGCTTGCGCTATGCTCTTCTAACCTGCAAAAAGCAGGATGCTTTTGGCGTCTTCCAAGACAAAAAGCGGTTAAAATTGCAGGTCTTGTCTGCATGCAAAGGACTCATTTCGCAACATGAATTTATCTACCTGCTACAGCCGGCcacttctttactttttttttctgtcAAATGTGAGTTACATTTTGCAGCAACCTCTTTACCTTTTTTTCTTATCAAACGTGACCTGCTTTTTGCAGTACTGTCTAATTGAACACTACAACAAATACAATTTTTAGTTACTGTTAAAATCGTgactaaaacttaaaaaaattgtgACTAACACAAAATAGTCACAAAAAAGAAAGTTTGGCCATTCGGGACATTTATTTATGATTTGCCATAGTTTTTTGGCCTTTAGCCACGATTTTAAGAACCGTAGAGACCTTAATTTAGTCACATCAGAACAAAAATTAGCTGCAGTTTTAATCGTGGCTAAATCccataaatgaaataaaaagaaCTATTGATCACAACAAATTTGCCATAGTTTTAACCGTGACTAACTATAAAGGATCCAGAAAAAAGATTATATTCTACATTTTATTGTCGTCACATCAAATTTAACGATAAGCAGCAGAGATTTTTCTCATGATTAATGAACTTCACACTGTGCATCTTTGTACGAACATTGTCCTGGAATCCATTCTTGCAACTAGTAAATTTTGATACtattttaatcaatatttttaataaataaatactatatatattataaatacataataattaattttaataactaattttcagCGTGCATATatacttaatttttaatttaccaaTATTAGCAAATTTCCTATAAAAATACATTGTATACAGATACTGCTAATTTgtttatttgtatatataataCAAGTAGGAATAATTCTTAATCTTTTACGTCTAAACATTTAGGGAGTGTCCATAAATGGCTTCATTTTCAAACTTAAATGCTTCACTAATTAAACATTATACTGTTTTAAACTGGAGCCTTATTTGCGGTCAATGATGAAATCATTGAGACGAAATCATTATAATATCTGCAGCTGATATCTCTGGGGATTAGCACTTGTTCAAAAGCAACCCCATCAGAATGATGGTTGCCTTGCAAAAAACCCTACTATGCATGGTGctaattttctttcattttatttttttagatattattatcataagaatttttttttcttttgttaagttaTTATAATAATCTTTTGATGGAATTGTCTATGGTGGGGAAACTTAGAACCGGTTCTTAAAGGACCTAGGCTGTATATTCCAATTTGATGTTTTCTATTGGCAGCATACAAAATAGTGTAAATTTGTAAAATGTTGCTTTAAAATTATGCTAATTACAAAAGGACCTGCTGGATTAAGTAAAAAACTAATGACTtagacaattttttttaacattacatttaaaaaatatcaaaatattttttatgtaataatttaaaaattactataatatttttataaaaataaataacaaaaaatattagataaattaattaattttatattcaaattttaccaaatattttttttcttcttatgttttctttcttctttttcaactgaTTTTTATTGTGGCAATAAACAATTGAATCACTTTTAGTTGaacttaattactaaaataacttagttATGTAGCAGttttataattaaatcaaatcaaattagtgaaaactcaacaaaataaaacaaaatgttCGCATATGTCTCCATTTCAtattttttgtgctttttatATTATAGCacacaaatttaatttttgttaaaaaatacaaaaacttatTAATATAGTACACAAATTTTTTAAgcatagtataaaaatttttttaataataaacttattgatatagtataaaaattttggtatataacataaaaaattttgctataaatatatttaattagttgGATAAGTTAATATTATTGATATGTATTTAACGGAATAAAATTTTTGCTGAATTCACCTTAAGATACTAAATAActtttttaacattaattttaaagaaacaAAAATGTGCTCATAGTTCATATTTAGCATACTAATATACCtcgtaataataattttaaaaatattaaattatttttacatgaTTAATTAAGATTGAttgtattataaataaaaattttatatataaaaaaaactaaaatatttttatatttaacttttaaaagactaaactaaatttttaagataaatcataaacgactaaatacttttttataataaaatttgtttaattatattaaaaattataaatctcaACTTTTAAATAGACTAAAACATCCCTATATATTTAAGAGAATAAAGCAATATTtgaagattaattaaaaaaatctaaaagaatACCATCATAagactatattatattatttagttgtattaaaaattgaaaatttgaatatgattttaaaaacaaaaaaatattcttgtaATTCATATTAAGTACTAAAGTCCTTTTAATCATTATTAGCATAAAAAGAACTAAATTACtttatagaattaattaaaattatttaattatattagaaattaaaaatttaatataagttAAAAGATTAAATCCttatatttaacttttaaaagattaaaataattttttagaattaatcTTAGGAGACTAAAATACTCTTTTATAATAaaggttatttaattatattaaaaattataatttaaaaaaactaaaatgccTCCTTAATATAATTTTAGATTCATATTTctttattggattattttaatcataccaacattttttttaaaaaaagaataaagattgCTGAGGGTCAATGATTCATATAAGTAAAAATTATTAATCGTTGAGCGTGTAAAATTTTGCATGTAAAATTATAATATGTTGTCTACGTCACCAAATTTTTTGTTCTTATGGGTTGTGAACTTATGATTAAAATTgggtttatatgataaaaaaaattaaaaacttgtatTTACGCAAGAACCCCAATATTATCACCAATTCTATTATTGATCTTGGTTCTTTAAGCACCTAAAGATACTTTCACCATGCTAGAAAGCTCCTCTTTTGATATATgctttcaagtttcaactctgGACTCTGGTTCACAATGATCCCCTTGTTGAAGTAAAGTTGGTCATACAAGACACTGGAGGGCAAATAAGTCATTTCAGAAAAGGTGTTgtcaatcaaagaaaaaaaaaagaagcaacaaaatcatgttttattctcttgtttttctcttcttttacttctttatttgttaattatttattttttattatttaattcttCGTTTTACTTTGAATTATTCTGTCATAAATCATAATATGCAgttaaatagttaattttttaaaaaatataattttaaaattttaaaaattaattttacgtTTAAAAAATACGTgtctttttatcttctttttttctttttttttggattatttttagaaattcttatataataattttagatgtttattttttgttaaattttaaatatttttttataataattttaaatatttttttcgtttaattttaGATatctcttttattatattttaaattttttttagatattattaaCTAAAGTTGGCTAATActctaattagttatttaatatgACTGCGATATTAATAACTAAAccttttttgtataaaaaatattttgacggagaataattttttttccatacattgttagaatttaaaattatgaattaaaaattaaaaaaatattaagttcaaacttaattttttaaaagttatattaaatatatataaaaaaaatagttattaaattaattatttaaataaaatatataataaaaataaattaaacaatatatatatatatataaatatataataattaaattattaattaatttttttatgtatgtttaatttttttaatgttaattTGTTTTTTCCGTTTTACCCATTAAGTTGAATACTTTATGCTGTCTACATCAATCATCTTTCAAAGTCACTATCAACCTTTTTTCATTTCCACAAAAGCCCTAAAGTCCAAAACGCAGCTTGTTTCTTTTCTCAATTACACCCACTCCCTTTTCTGTCTTTTGGCAATTGCATGGGCACTGGGAAAATAGGCTCATAGGAACTCACTTGCTTCCCTTTTTCCGGAAATAAAATCTGCCAATTCCTTAAATTGTTTTCAGGAAAACAGGGTTTACAAAAAGCACCTTAAAACATTTACAAGacctttttttctcttcttttttcatcTTCTAGGAGTTAACAAAAACCAAAGGAATTCAAGCATGCCCTCATAGGAAAACATCTTATAGTCTCTCTTCACTATTGTTACACTGTTCTTTTACCCaccctcttttctttctctttgcttTTCTCCTATAGCATTATCACAAACCCACACACTTTGTTCTTTTTTCAAACCTCAAATCTCACGGAAATTTAGTTTGAACAATCTTTTCTCAAACGTGATAATAACATTATTCACATTCATTTGCCTGGTTCAATTTGATCTTTTTCTCACTATTTTTACGATTtatttgtctatttttttttaaaaaaataatttttaatcctTGATTTGATGTTCGCAAATAAACAGTAGTGAGATAcacttcatattattattattgaaaatctACATCTACATCCAATCTTAGatcagaaaaattaaaagaaccaACTAACCAACCAAGAAGCCATGAACTTTCAAGAATTTGagtccaacaacaacaacaacaacaggagCAGCATCAGCACCACCACCGCCACCAACAACAATTTGATGATGATGACATCCATGACGATGGCCATGACTTCGTCATCATCGGCATCGTCGTCGTCGACATCGTCACCTTCAACTCCTTCTTCGAGCCGCTACGAGAATCAGAAGAGGAGGGATTGGAACACCTTTGGTCAGTACCTCAGAAACCATAGGcctccactctctctctctcgttgCAGCGGTGCACATGTTCTTGAGTTTCTCAGGTATCTATGTCTATCTATATATTCAATGATCTTAATCTTACTGTATTCTATAGTCAATAATCTACCTTATTTTTACCACATGCAGAAAGTGATATGCATAAAATACATGCAAAGAAAATCTACACTCAGAGAAATAATAATTAACCaagattaattaattaagcaAAATTCTGGAATAAGATATAGAGTCGAGGGAAGAAAAAAGCTGGGGAAGAAACAAAAGAACACCATCATCAATAGTGTTAGAGTATAATAGTAAGCAATCAAATAAGATACTATGGGTTCaatttttgaccaagtaattCAAGATCGAAGAGATACAGAAAACTAGCCTTTAGTCAACACAGTAAATTAAACTACCGAAAATGTATTTGAAATATCTTGGCactaataaaaatgttttaaaaacatGCTAAAACAACGTCAGAATTTCACTTGTCATGTCAAAAATTTTGTTTGCCACATTATCATTTTTCGTCTTAGTTTATGAGGATGAattttgtcatatttttaaataatttaaaaatatttttattgataataaaatttaaaaatatttttgttaatgacaAAATGATTTAAGTGTATTTTTTTTGTAGTTTATCTGTTAATTAATatcagtttttttatttaaaaatattttttattttaagatttaaaatttataatttaaatttaaaataaaaaatttatgatttaaaatttaaaataaattaattctaaaACATTACTTCTCAATATTTTAGATGTCTACTCTCCAATACTATTTTCGTATATAAATTCTATAACATgtgaataaatattatataaaaatattatatgtatattaaaaattaactattaaattaattatttacttttaaataaatatataatatataatttatttataatatatattttatattttaatatctattCTATCTTACTCAATTTTGATGTATAAGATGGTTGAATATTGAATTAtactacgtgtacactaaaattagttattaaagttAGCCATTAGTATAAATACacgttgaaaataaattaaatcatatatatatttatacacaaatattttaattactgATTTTAGTATACTAATAGTATTTTTGTTGAATATTATTATATTGGTGTCTAAATTTTGAAGACAAAGTTTTGTATTAAAGTAGCATTTTAACTGAAAATGTGTCTATAATATGTTTGAGGTACCTGGACCAGTTTGGAAAAACGAAGGTTCACACACAGATGTGTCCATTCTTTGGGCACCCGAATCCCCCGGCGCCGTGCCCTTGTCCGTTGCGGCAAGCATGGGGGAGCCTCGACGCGCTCATCGGCCGCCTCAGGGCGGCTTTTGAAGAGAATGGAGGGAAGCCGGAAGCCAACCCTTTCGGCGCTCGCGCCGTCAGGCTTTACCTCCGTGAGATTCGTGATTCACAGGCCAAAGCCAGAGGAATCAGTtacgagaagaagaagcgcaagcgTCCCCCATCTCATGGACAACCTCAAGCTCAACCTCCACCACCGCCATTGCCACCACCTTCAAATGAATCAAATCACTAGTATAGTAAGACCACAACCacgtatttatatacatataatatcatATAATGTATGAGTTGAATTCATGTGCattatgtaaaataaattttacacACTTGTTGAATCCTATACATATTTAATTTGTAAGACTTTGAAATGATAATAGTATCATAAAATTGGTGTTTAATTATATTCATGTGTGTTATTCAAAGGTGCATTTTATTTATAATGGTtataattaataatcataaaattttaacaatgtttaaaaagtataatttagattaaagttatatatttttttactattttgcaatagtttttattttgaaaaaattaaaaaatgatcaaactatttttttaaaatattagaaagtgtgagtttaat contains:
- the LOC112743325 gene encoding protein LIGHT-DEPENDENT SHORT HYPOCOTYLS 4-like → MNFQEFESNNNNNNRSSISTTTATNNNLMMMTSMTMAMTSSSSASSSSTSSPSTPSSSRYENQKRRDWNTFGQYLRNHRPPLSLSRCSGAHVLEFLRYLDQFGKTKVHTQMCPFFGHPNPPAPCPCPLRQAWGSLDALIGRLRAAFEENGGKPEANPFGARAVRLYLREIRDSQAKARGISYEKKKRKRPPSHGQPQAQPPPPPLPPPSNESNH